A portion of the Corynebacterium jeikeium genome contains these proteins:
- a CDS encoding NADP-dependent malic enzyme has product MPAANSPSSSSAHTANANSAKTPLHAVPEDTAPTDPSTITDAEIFEAHRGGKLRSHSTMKLETIRDLSIGYTPGVARVCEAIHEDPALARTYTWTGQNVAVVSDGTAVLGLGDIGPKAALPVMEGKAQLFEQFAGISAVPIVLDTLNTEEIIQTVKALAPSFGGVNLEDISAPRCFEIEQRLDQELDIPIFHDDQHGTAIVIAAGLINACKLTGRSFQDLRVVISGAGAAGVAATKMLLSAGMSDIVVVDSRGIIHPDREPLSDIKQWVAGMTNPRGITGAINDALVDANVFIGVSAGRIGEDAISQMAADPILFSLANPIPEIPMEVARKYGAVVATGRSDHPNQINNVLAFPGLFRGALEAGAKRITEAMKLAATQAIANVGVEDLSADRIIPSALDPRVMPAVAKAVRDAALSDLASGAVGALDVTGNGFAAAEAN; this is encoded by the coding sequence ATGCCTGCTGCGAATTCCCCCTCTAGCTCCTCCGCCCACACTGCGAACGCGAACTCCGCTAAGACGCCACTTCACGCAGTACCGGAGGACACCGCCCCCACAGATCCGTCGACCATCACCGATGCGGAAATCTTTGAGGCACACCGAGGCGGCAAGCTCCGCTCCCACTCCACCATGAAGCTCGAGACAATTCGCGACCTCTCCATCGGCTACACCCCAGGTGTCGCTCGCGTCTGTGAGGCCATCCACGAAGATCCGGCTCTGGCCCGCACCTACACCTGGACCGGCCAGAACGTCGCAGTGGTTTCCGACGGCACCGCCGTGCTTGGCCTTGGCGACATCGGGCCCAAGGCCGCGCTACCGGTGATGGAAGGAAAAGCCCAGCTCTTCGAGCAGTTCGCCGGCATCTCCGCTGTGCCAATCGTCCTGGATACCCTCAATACAGAGGAAATCATCCAGACGGTCAAGGCGCTGGCGCCGTCGTTTGGCGGAGTGAACCTCGAAGACATCTCCGCGCCTCGCTGCTTCGAGATCGAGCAGCGTCTCGACCAAGAGCTCGACATCCCCATCTTCCACGACGACCAGCACGGCACCGCCATCGTCATCGCCGCCGGCCTGATCAACGCCTGCAAGCTGACAGGTCGCAGCTTCCAGGATCTCCGCGTGGTCATCTCCGGCGCTGGTGCCGCTGGTGTCGCTGCGACGAAGATGCTGCTGTCCGCTGGCATGTCCGACATCGTCGTCGTCGATTCGCGCGGCATCATCCACCCAGACCGCGAGCCACTGAGCGACATCAAGCAGTGGGTCGCCGGCATGACTAACCCGCGCGGTATCACCGGCGCGATCAACGATGCGCTTGTCGACGCTAACGTGTTCATCGGCGTCTCTGCCGGCCGTATCGGCGAGGATGCGATTAGCCAAATGGCCGCTGACCCGATTCTGTTCTCGCTGGCCAACCCGATTCCGGAGATTCCGATGGAAGTCGCCCGCAAGTACGGAGCCGTCGTGGCCACTGGCCGCTCGGATCATCCGAACCAGATTAATAATGTGCTGGCCTTCCCGGGTCTGTTCCGTGGCGCACTGGAGGCGGGTGCCAAACGGATCACCGAGGCCATGAAGCTGGCTGCTACTCAGGCCATCGCAAATGTTGGCGTAGAGGACCTGAGTGCCGACCGCATTATCCCGTCGGCGCTGGACCCGCGCGTCATGCCAGCCGTGGCGAAGGCGGTCCGCGATGCTGCGCTGAGCGACCTGGCCTCCGGCGCGGTCGGCGCGCTCGATGTCACTGGCAATGGCTTTGCTGCAGCTGAAGCGAACTAG
- a CDS encoding ABC transporter substrate-binding protein, with translation MKRPIALAAATLTATLFLGLTGCVTNDESGNPEGWSEIKPAAVPELAKQVPADLRKREVLRIGTNPTFAPAEFKDSAGSIIGFDIDLMRAMASVLDLRLEIQEQDFALILPALSAGAVDVGASGFTSNEERRKTYDFVDYLDTGLQWARRPGSDASSDNYCGKTVAVQRNTVADMEDLPVKNQDCLDRGLPPINKLAYQDAGTAATTVVLGRADALAADSPVSAYAVNRSEGKLELAGDIYDGAPFGFAIPKDSELGPVLQQALQYLIDNGQYKQILTTWGLEDGALERATINGEEL, from the coding sequence ATGAAAAGACCCATCGCATTGGCGGCTGCCACGCTGACTGCGACCTTGTTCTTAGGGCTTACAGGCTGTGTCACCAATGACGAAAGCGGTAACCCGGAGGGCTGGTCAGAGATCAAACCGGCAGCGGTCCCCGAACTGGCGAAACAGGTCCCAGCAGATCTTCGTAAGCGCGAAGTATTGCGCATCGGCACCAACCCAACATTCGCCCCGGCAGAGTTTAAGGATTCCGCCGGTTCCATCATCGGTTTCGACATTGACCTTATGCGGGCCATGGCCAGCGTCCTGGATTTGCGGCTGGAAATCCAAGAACAGGATTTCGCACTGATTCTTCCGGCCCTGTCGGCCGGCGCAGTTGATGTTGGCGCCTCCGGCTTCACCTCAAATGAGGAGCGCCGCAAGACCTACGACTTCGTCGACTACCTGGATACCGGCCTGCAGTGGGCACGTCGCCCGGGCAGCGACGCCAGCTCCGACAACTACTGTGGCAAAACTGTCGCCGTTCAGCGCAATACCGTCGCGGACATGGAGGACCTGCCGGTAAAGAATCAGGATTGTCTGGATCGCGGTTTGCCACCAATTAACAAATTGGCCTACCAGGATGCCGGTACCGCCGCTACCACTGTGGTGCTGGGGCGTGCTGACGCGCTGGCAGCTGACTCACCAGTCAGTGCCTATGCGGTCAATCGCTCTGAGGGCAAACTCGAGCTTGCCGGAGATATCTACGATGGTGCCCCGTTCGGCTTCGCTATTCCGAAGGATTCAGAACTTGGCCCAGTGCTGCAGCAGGCACTGCAGTACCTCATCGACAACGGCCAGTACAAGCAAATCCTGACCACATGGGGTTTGGAAGACGGTGCTTTGGAACGCGCCACTATTAACGGAGAGGAACTTTAA